A part of Salvelinus sp. IW2-2015 linkage group LG16, ASM291031v2, whole genome shotgun sequence genomic DNA contains:
- the LOC111975280 gene encoding muellerian-inhibiting factor-like gives MRLWCIFCLILLLPSTMVTLPHQGRLSDSRCQEDPTPDHPGTGPGDNSSMEVGKGLGENALTVKETINSHPSAPHLPGDTPCFGRIPSHGEVIEDMLSALREGWGQESNLRKEDLTRFGVCSHSDGAPVPALSTLAEEAKKEKHGLHVWHPTKELMEGEVEGGGLVLTLHLPRPPLSNIKPILLLAFRNPRTGALGAITFTSHSLQPYKQTVCISEGTQFLILTGKQPEGKSQLKWRFNVDTKTPETGQKLSELRGILIGDGTRSDVSVIPLVLFSTNRGTDERVTEKLSPSPAPSGTYTFLCELQKFLSDVMPPQTQSQPWAASVPLYSLDSLPPLSLGVSSSETLLARLLNSSAPTLFSFPTQGSVLQGHRGELSLQPALLEVLRQRLEEVLVQMRAEEVGKAGMDRLRRLQELCVLPKEGEEAPAGVGSPSETQYRALLLLKALQTVVGAWDVERGQRATRAGQKGPGNRHLCRLHSLTVSLEKYLLSPPEATIYNCQGVCSFPLTNGNNHAILLNSHIQSGLALERSPCCVPVDYEDLKVVELDEHGTNICYKPNMVAKECGCR, from the exons ATGAGGCTATGGTGCATATTCTGCTTGATACTGCTGCTGCCCAGCACAATGGTCACTCTGCCACACCAGGGCAGACTGAGTGACAGCCGGTGTCAGGAGGACCCCACGCCAGACCACCCAGGAACAGGGCCAG GAGACAACAGTTCAATGGAGGTTGGAAAAGGTTTGGGAGAGAATGCCTTAACAGTGAAGGAGACCATAAACTCCCATCCCAGCGCTCCTCACCTACCTGGGGACACTCCATGTTTCGGAAGGATACCGTCTCATGGAGAGGTTATTGAGGATATGCTTTCAGCACTTCGTGAAGGTTGGGGCCAGGAAAGCAACCTGAGAAAGGAGGATTTGACTCGATTTGGCGTTTGCTCACACTCTGATGGTGCTCCAGTACCTGCCTTATCCACACTAGCTGAAGAAGCCAAAAAAGAGAAACATGGGCTACATGTTTGGCACCCAACCAAAG AGCTCATGGAGGGTGAAGTGGAGGGAGGGGGTCTTGTGTTGACCCTCCACCTCCCCCGGCCTCCCCTCTCCAATATCAAGCCCATACTGCTCCTTGCCTTTAGAAACCCCAGAACAGGAGCGCTCGGTGCCATCACTTTCACCAGTCACTCTCTGCAGCCTTACAAACAG ACAGTATGCATTTCAGAAGGAACACAGTTCCTCATCCTAACAGGAAAGCAACCCGAGGGCAAAAGTCAACTGAAATGGAGATTCAATGTTGACACAAAAACACCAGAGACAG GACAAAAGCTTTCTGAACTACGAGGTATCCTGATTGGTGACGGAACAAGAAGTGATGTCAGTGTCATTCCCCTGGTGCTTTTCTCAACGAATAGAGGAACTGATGAAAG AGTGACAGAAAAGCTGAGTCCCTCCCCTGCTCCCTCTGGGACCTACACGTTTCTGTGTGAGCTGCAGAAGTTCCTCAGTGACGTCATGCCACCACAGACGCAGTCACAACCATGGGCTGCTTCGGTccctctgtactctctggactctCTTCCCCCCCTGTCCCTTGGGGTGTCGTCCAGTGAGACCCTCCTTGCCAGGCTGCTCAACTCCTCAGCTCCCACCCTGTTCTCTTTCCCCACACAGGGCTCTGTGCTCCAGGGGCATCGCGGGGAGCTGTCCCTGCAGCCCGCCCTACTGGAGGTGCTCAGGCAGAGGCTGGAGGAGGTTCTGGTCCAGATGAGGGCGGAGGAGGTGGGCAAAGCAGGGATGGACAGACTGAGGAGACTCCAGGAACTCTGTGTCCTTCCTAAAGAGGGCGAGGAAGCACCAGCAG GTGTTGGGAGCCCCAGTGAGACGCAGTACCGAGCCCTGCTTCTGCTGAAAGCCCTGCAGACAGTAGTGGGAGCCTGGGATGTGGAGAGGGGGCAGCGGGCCACCAGAGCAGGCCAGAAGGGCCCAGGGAACCGGCACCTCTGTCGGCTGCACAGTCTCACCGTGTCCCTGGAGAAATACCTGCTGTCTCCTCCTGAGGCCACCATCTACAACTGCCAGGGAGTCTGCAGCTTTCCCCTGACCAACGGGAATAACCATGCTATCCTGCTTAACAGCCACATCCAGAGTGGCCTGGCCCTGGAGCGCTCACCCTGCTGTGTGCCTGTGGACTATGAGGACCTCAAGGTGGTGGAGTTGGATGAGCATGGAACCAATATCTGCTACAAACCAAACATGGTGGCCAAGGAGTGTGGATGCCGCTGA